In the Stegostoma tigrinum isolate sSteTig4 chromosome 42, sSteTig4.hap1, whole genome shotgun sequence genome, ggacttttttcactgaaatgtaggagggtgaggggtgaccttagaagtttataaaatcatgaggagcaggGATAGGGCGAATGTGATGTGTCTTTTCCCTgtggtggggatttcaagacaagggggcagaTTTCTAAGCTGAGAGAGAGAAGATTTTAAAGAGACGAGAGACAAATTTTTCAGAGGgtggtctgtgtgtggaatgagcttccagaggaagtgatgggtgtgggTATGGTTACAGCGTTTAACAGACATTTAGATCAGTACATGgatagggaaaggtttggagggatgtgggccaggagcaggcaggtggggctggtttagtttgggattatggtcggcacggactggttgggccgaagggtctgtttccgaaaGGGTGagaggatttctgaagaagggtctaggcctgaaacgtcagccttgctgctcggcctgctgtgttcatccagctccacaccgcgttATCAAGCTATCATTGAGAATCACTGCCCCTTTCTGATAATCTGAGACACCGGGCCCAGCTTTCTGGGGCCTTACAGTTTGTAGATGGaatgagggtggtaggcacggtTGGTGAAATGAGCACAGGCGTGTCAGTTTAACACTGAGAACAGTAAGATAGATTGATGagattgttgctggactgttaatccagagacccagatagtgttctggggacccaggttcgaatcccgtcacagcagatggtagaacttgaattcaataaaaatatctggaattaagaatctaatgactgtgaatccgttgtcgattgtcggaaaaacccaccagGCTCACTAATCCCTTTtcttgggaaggaaactgccatccttacctggtctgggcctacatgtgagtccagactcTCTCAGCAATggactcttagctgccttctgggcaattagggattggcaataaatgctgcctggtcggggataccttcatcctgtgaatgaatttagaaGAAAGATAGCTGAGAGAACGAGAGGAGCAAGGGGTTTATTGCAAAGGCCCAGTTAGGATTGGAGAGAGCCCTCCCTCTGGGTCCGAAGGGCCAAGAGACTAGTGAGCTCAAATACCTCTGAGAAGGTGCGGGATGGAATTTACCGGAATGATAACAGATGAGAATCCTCGGTGGATGTGGAGAGAGACTGGAGACACTGGAATTGTTCCCCTNNNNNNNNNNNNNNNNNNNNNNNNNNNNNNNNNNNNNNNNNNNNNNNNNNNNNNNNNNNNNNNNNNNNNNNNNNNNNNNNNNNNNNNNNNNNNNNNNNNNNNNNNNNNNNNNNNNNNNNNNNNNNNNNNNNNNNNNNNNNNNNNNNNNNNNNNNNNNNNNNNNNNNNNNNNNNNNNNNNNNNNNNNNNNNNNNNNNNNNNTCGGTGGGGTGTGCGGTGGTGGGGGGGTCGGTGGGGTGTGCGGTGgtgggggggtcggtggggggtggggtggggtgggggggtcggtggggtgtgcggtggggggtggggtggggtgggggggtcggtggggggtgggggtgggggggtcggtggggtgtgcggtggtgggtggggtgtgggggggggtgggtggggggttcGATGGGGtgtgcggtggtggggggggtgggggggtcagtggggtgtgcggtggtggggggggtgtgcggtgggggggggtcggtggggtgtgcggtgggggggCGTCGGTGGagtgtgcggtgggggggggtcggtggagtgtgcggtggggggggtcggtggagTGTGTGGTggtcggtgggggggggtcggtggggtGTGTGGTGGTCGGTGGCGGGGGcgtgtcggtgggggggggtcggtggagtgtgcggtggggggggtcggtggagtgtgcggtggggggggtcggtggagTGTGTGGTggtcggtgggggggggtcggtggggtGTGTGGTGGTCGGTGGCGGGGGcgtgtcggtgggggggggtcggtggagtgtgtgggggtcagtggggttggggtgtgggagtggtcagtggggttgggggggtgcagATCCGTGGGTTTGGGCATGTTGGGGGTAGGAGGGGGGCTAGGATATGGGAGAGCTCAGGCCGTGACATTATAGAACTCGAAACCGAGTCCGAAAGGCATCTCCCCAGACCCCAGTGAAGAGGGATGGGGTCCACTTTCCGGCTTCAGCCGAATACTGCAGCGATCCCAGGACAGATGTTGGCTAAGGAAAGGGAGGtgtggtggtgtgttaaagtggcaggtgaCTGGAAGATTCAGGCTCAAGATGCAACCCGCCAGAGTGTAACAGGTctctggaccagaaatgttaatctctgatttctctttgcgGATGGTAGCACACATGGAGCTTTTGCAGCGATGCCTGCTTTTGaccctgatttacagcttccacagtactttcagtttttaaatcaaAGATACCTGTGATCCCCCAGAACATTCCTCCCTTCTGACTCCAGCCCCTCCCTTGACCCAcacctcctgtcaggtattcaccactcctcctgaccttctgctCTCCAAAACAAACGTTCTGCAATCAGCAAAGGTCTTCGCTTTATCCTCCTCTTAATGAATTGCAGGCATCGAACTCCTGTTGTCATTGTCTTCGCCTCCGTGCCCATTTCTTTTGGCAAGAGTCCCCTCCTGCTCCCACAGATCTctttgcccagttccaacactctccctccacccggtcccctccctctggccttttacctgcactctaTCTGTTCACTGGGGACAGGACATTtgtcgcctcaatttctctgcacccCCTCACACAATCCGACCTATGCCTCTCCAAACTGACTGCATTCCGTACACTTAGATCCAACCGTGACTTTGTCATTAAGCCTGCCATTAatggtggtgctgttgtggtctggcATCAGTCTGAAAATTCACAAACAAGGCTGCCCGGGGAGactcattgtttcagcctgctcctgccccacagaactcatctcttccaaACTTGACCTGGTCTTTTCTCTTCTGGTCCAGTTCTTGCCCACTTACATCTATAGTTCCTCTTGACACTTTACACCAGTTTCGAAATTTCCAGAGTGCGGTCTCCAgccgcctcctctttaccatggatatgCAATCCCTTTTCTTGTCCGtcccccaccaggagggtctcggggctctccgcttcttcctggagcaaaggcttGAACAGTGCCCACCCACCGCCACCACCCTCTGCTCGGCCGAGcgcatcctcaccctcaacagcttcgtTTTTTAActcctcattttcttcaggtcagggggtggccgtgggtaccctcatgggccccagttatgcctgtctcttcatgggataCGTAGAATTTTCCTTCTTCCAATCCTCTTCTGGGCCCCAGCCACAACTCTTCCTCCAATACagtattgatgatatcatcaatactGTATCCCTCTCTCCAGAAtggaacagttcatcaacttcgtttccaatttccacccaacCCTCACTTTCACTGTCTATTTCTGGGGGATAGACTGGCTGCTAATATCCACTAtcaacccactgactcccacagttgtctggactatacatcttcacaccctgccttctaaagactccattccattctctcagttcctccgtcacTGTTGCATCTGTTCCAACAAGGCCAAATCTAAGAAGGGAGCCTCCAAAACGTCCACCTTCCTCACCCAAGGGctcccagctccattgtcgacagggcctgACCtattcccacacttctgccctcccacaacagcaatagttTCCCTTgccctcacctaccatcccaccagcatccgcatccagaagatcatcagctgccattaCCAGCACCTCCAGCCAGAtcccaccagacacacattcccctctcttgCCTTGTCCGCCTCTGCAGGGACCGTTCattccaggacaccctggtccactctttctTCACTCCTAACCACCACACCCCCCTACCCCAATGATACCTTCCCCCGCAACTggcaaagatgcaacacctgtccatttacctcctctttccccagtatccaagggcccaaacataccttccaggtgaagcagcatttgcACAACCCAGTCTACTGCATTCCCTGCTCACaagggaaacaaagtgtagactggctgaccgctttgcagaacatctgccaaataaaaagaccctgagcttccagttgcctgttgATCTAGGACACCACCTTGTTCcatagccaacatctctgtctcagggataataggaactgcagatgctggagaatctgagatgacaaggtatagagctggatgaacacgtgctgcttggcctgctgtgttcatccagctctacaccttgttacctctgtctcaggcttgctgcagtgttccagtgcaagcttgaagaacagcacctcactttCTGCTTGAGGACCCTGCTGCCCTCTGTTTGAGTTCgataattttagggcccaaacTCTCCCTTGTCCCAGACCCTAGCCCAtgtaccaggccttgttaccatgtGGCCTATCATTGCACACTATCAAGCATCAGCCACTGATGGTCTCCATTAATAGACTTCATCTGATGATGtggctgtgctctgaaagcttgtgattttaaataaaactgttggactataacctggtttctgaagaagggtctagacctgaaacgtcggccttcccgctcctctggtgctgcttggcctgctgtgttcatccagctctacaccttgttatctcagacactaatctggtgtcgtgtgacttctgccttcatccaccccagcccaacactgccACCTCCACATCCATTAATAACTATTCTCCCTCTAAACAGATTGTtgaccactcctttgtctgtccaactgcgctctctctcgctctctctctctctctctctctttctctctctcacaaaaacagaaattgctgggggaataaagaaaatcaacaggtcaggcagcatcggtgaagagaaaTGAGGGCTAATGTgtggggtccggtgaccctttctcaacaccaaaagcttttggtttttatttagtggtctctctctttgggctctatccccacttaTTGTTTACTCCACAGCCCCTCTCTTTTCCCCACTGTGCTGCGTGTAAGGCTTCACCCGACGACGGGGCATCGCTCCTAAAGCTGGTGATTTTGGATAAACCTCTCGaactataacctggcatcgtgccacttctgactttgtgcgTGCAAACCGACTTTTTCCCAGGCACCAGCAGGTCTCGGCGAGGTTCTCTGGACCCTGAGACGTTAAGTCTCACgctgcccagacctgctgagcttttccagcaaaatctcgttcacagcatctgcagctctatTAGGCTCTGAATGAATGGAGGCTGGCCCCGCCCCGACAGCGATTGGCGTGAGGCCGGACCAATCAGCCGGCGGCCCGCCCGCGTAACCGGCCAATCGGAGGCGAGTGGGCGGGGTGAAGGGACAATCCCTCCATTAAGGCCAAGTGCGATGAACCAAATCGGGGAGAAATCCCTCGTAAAACACGCGCACGCCcacaaaaagacagaaaatgcaaGTCCCGTCCGATTCTTCATCGCTTTTATAATTTTTAATTAATTATCTCTGTGTTTGGGGGGCGGAACCAATGGTTAGGGTGTTGCCTTTGCCCGGGTTGGGGGGGAAGGTTTAGGGGCGGACCCATTTTCCGGTGGATCTGTCCGACCGTCCGAAGGGTCCGGGTTggatttctcccccccccccaccaccttcgGTTCCGCTGATGGCGGCggcgcctcctcctcctcctcctccacggGACGTGTTCAGGAATTGCTGGGGCTGCCGCCTGGTGTGCGGACTGGGCCTGCTCGGGGCCGGAGGCTATGTATTCGCTTCGGCCCGGAGTGTGCTGCGGAGGACGGCGAGTGCCCCCAGCTTCGGGACGGTGGCTCAGATGGTCTTCGCCCTGGGTGGGTACAGCAGGGgcggctggaggggctgaatagcctgggggtgaccttgtagaggtttataaaatcacgaggcgCACGGAAGGGGTGAATCCCTCCCCCCTTTAATTTATGGTAAACGGGCATCTCTGCCTGGGACCAGTGTTtatcgccccccccccaccccgaccctaactgcccccttgagaaggtgggggggaactgtcttcctgaaccgctgcagtccatgtgctgtggggtggCCCACAATACCCCTTAGggggggaattccagggattctgacccagagacactgaaggaacggggatatattcccaagtcgggatggtgaggggctcggaggggaatgtgcagggggtggtgttcccatgaacctgctgccccttgtccttctggatggaagtgggtggtgggtttggaaggtgctgcctgagggtctttggtgagtttctgcggagcatcttgtagatggtacacactgctgcgactgagcgtcggtgggtggtggggggagtgggatgtttgtggatgtggtgccaatcgagcggggtCTGCTCTGTCCtcgatggtgtcgagcttcttgagtgttgcacccatccaggggcaagtggggggtattccatcccactcctgacttgtgccttgtagatggtgggacaggctttgaggggggagtcaggaggggagttacttgctgcaggatcccagcctctgacctattcttgtggcccctgtgttaatgtggtgggtCTAGGTCtttagtcaaggtcttttccaagTCAGGGTCAGGCAGTCCATGGTTTTAGGGCAtgggtttacggtgagaggggcaagatttaaaagggacctgagggggtaactttttcacacagagggtggtgcgtgtatggaatgagctgccagaggaagtggtggcggctggtacagttacagcatgattcaggatatctggtcagcatgaatgggttggactgaaaggtctgtttctgcgctgcacATCGCTATGACATCCCTCCTGGTCAGTGCAATTTGCTATTCAACTGCATGGAACATCATGCCGAGAACCTTGTCCTTctccatctcttccccccccccccgacaaccttgTAACCCTCATTCCTGTTCTCCATCACCATTGCTGTATGCTGTATATTGCATGGGGCAGTGCACTGacatctctccctctttcccaccCCAAAAAACATAGTATCTCTGCCATCCCACTGACCCCACCATCCTGTACCAATTGCTGAATGCAGTTTGCTGTTTGATGG is a window encoding:
- the dmac1 gene encoding distal membrane-arm assembly complex protein 1, whose amino-acid sequence is MAAAPPPPPPPRDVFRNCWGCRLVCGLGLLGAGGYVFASARSVLRRTASAPSFGTVAQMVFALGLASWGVVVLVNPEQKSQLK